In Hallerella succinigenes, the following are encoded in one genomic region:
- the trpB gene encoding tryptophan synthase subunit beta has protein sequence MYSDNGFFDNFGGKYVAEVLRRPLDELETAFHHYMKDPQFLAELAEIQRDYIGRETPLLYAPRATELLGGAKIYIKLEGLANTGAHKINNAIGQVLLAKHMGKKRIIAETGAGQHGVATAAACAKLGLDCTVYMGEVDVRRQQPNVASMELYGAKVVAVTSGARTLKDAVNEAMRDWAAHPDTTHYVLGSALGPAPFPDIVHRFQSVIGDEVKRQCAERGIDIGAMVACVGGGSNSIGFFSPFIDEDSPRLIGAEAGGVGPNIGENASRMTGNASREGIVQGYKSRFLLDDDGQSLPTRSISAGLDYMGIGPQLAALGMKGRIEFTSILDKEVLEALNFFAKNEGVLFALESAHAGAAAMKIAKEIPKDKAIIINMSGRGDKDVFISSPVFRPNEWKKFLECELERLNENKDIHNAKIMGESK, from the coding sequence ATGTACAGTGACAACGGTTTCTTTGACAACTTCGGCGGCAAATATGTTGCAGAAGTTCTCCGTCGCCCGCTCGATGAACTCGAAACGGCTTTTCACCATTATATGAAGGATCCGCAGTTCCTCGCGGAACTCGCCGAAATCCAGCGCGATTACATCGGTCGCGAAACCCCTCTGCTTTACGCCCCGCGTGCAACGGAACTTCTCGGCGGTGCCAAGATCTACATTAAGCTCGAAGGCCTTGCCAATACAGGCGCCCACAAGATAAACAATGCGATTGGCCAGGTACTGCTCGCGAAGCACATGGGCAAAAAGCGTATTATCGCCGAAACAGGTGCGGGCCAGCACGGCGTCGCCACGGCGGCCGCCTGTGCAAAGCTCGGCTTGGATTGCACGGTTTACATGGGAGAAGTCGATGTGCGCCGTCAGCAGCCGAACGTCGCCTCCATGGAACTTTACGGAGCAAAAGTTGTCGCCGTCACAAGCGGCGCCCGCACCTTGAAAGACGCCGTGAACGAAGCGATGCGCGACTGGGCCGCCCACCCGGATACGACGCACTATGTGCTCGGTTCCGCTTTAGGTCCTGCCCCGTTCCCGGACATTGTACACCGTTTCCAATCCGTCATCGGTGACGAAGTCAAGCGCCAATGCGCAGAACGCGGCATCGATATCGGTGCGATGGTCGCCTGTGTCGGCGGAGGTTCGAATTCGATCGGTTTCTTTAGTCCGTTCATCGATGAAGATTCTCCGCGCTTGATTGGAGCCGAAGCGGGTGGCGTTGGCCCGAACATCGGCGAAAACGCAAGCCGCATGACCGGCAACGCAAGCCGCGAAGGCATTGTGCAGGGTTACAAGAGCCGTTTTCTTTTGGATGACGACGGGCAGTCCCTGCCGACGCGTTCGATTTCTGCAGGTCTCGACTACATGGGAATCGGTCCGCAGCTCGCCGCCCTCGGCATGAAGGGACGCATTGAATTCACGAGCATCCTTGACAAGGAAGTTCTCGAAGCTCTGAACTTCTTTGCAAAGAACGAAGGCGTTCTCTTTGCCCTCGAAAGCGCTCACGCCGGTGCAGCCGCCATGAAGATTGCGAAGGAAATCCCGAAGGACAAGGCGATCATCATCAATATGAGCGGCCGTGGCGACAAGGACGTCTTTATTTCGAGCCCGGTATTCCGCCCGAACGAATGGAAAAAATTCCTCGAATGCGAACTTGAACGCTTGAACGAAAACAAGGATATTCACAACGCGAAGATTATGGGAGAAAGCAAGTAA
- a CDS encoding NAD-dependent deacylase, whose product MKLVVLTGAGISAESGLRTFRGNDGLWENEPIEAVATPEGYFHDKKRVKNFYNGLRVGLSKFKPNAAHIALAKLEEKLGDDFLLITQNVDDLHERAGSKRVLHMHGYLKKLRCEKNEGHVFDFTGEETMETQCPICGAMSRPHIVWFGEIPLYMERIERALQNTDEFVYIGTSSVVYPAAGFKQIAKHFGAHVTCLNLEIDTSDPNTDTNIQGKATEVVPRWCEEFLQKIKK is encoded by the coding sequence ATGAAACTCGTCGTTTTGACCGGTGCAGGCATTAGCGCAGAATCCGGGCTGCGCACGTTCCGCGGCAATGATGGCCTTTGGGAAAACGAACCCATCGAAGCCGTGGCGACTCCCGAAGGATATTTTCACGACAAAAAGCGCGTGAAAAATTTTTACAACGGACTCCGCGTCGGGCTCTCCAAGTTCAAACCGAATGCCGCCCACATCGCCCTAGCGAAGCTCGAAGAAAAACTCGGCGATGACTTTTTGCTCATCACCCAAAACGTCGACGATCTGCACGAACGCGCCGGTTCTAAACGCGTGCTGCACATGCACGGCTACTTGAAGAAGCTCCGCTGCGAAAAGAACGAAGGCCACGTTTTTGACTTTACCGGTGAAGAAACGATGGAAACCCAATGCCCGATCTGCGGCGCCATGAGCCGTCCGCACATCGTCTGGTTCGGCGAAATTCCCCTGTACATGGAAAGAATCGAACGCGCTTTGCAGAATACCGATGAATTTGTCTACATCGGCACGAGCAGTGTTGTTTACCCGGCGGCAGGATTCAAGCAAATCGCCAAACATTTCGGCGCACACGTCACCTGCCTGAATTTGGAAATCGACACGAGCGATCCGAATACCGACACGAACATCCAGGGCAAAGCGACCGAAGTCGTTCCCCGTTGGTGCGAAGAATTTTTGCAAAAGATCAAGAAGTAA
- a CDS encoding M20/M25/M40 family metallo-hydrolase, with protein MNETLPTRIHEMFPRYVKTLEDLIRIPSISFDNFDQNEVLRSANAVKELFENHGFENAQFLTPPSGRPSVFAELKTNPKNPTILLYAHHDVQPTMREALWISSPFVPEIRDNRLYGRGAADDKSGIVLHLAAVTQALAVCGNRMPNIKFLIEGEEECGSSGFESILTKNKELLKCDAVIIADLSNFDEGVPSLTTSLRGMSAVSVVLKSIKTPLHSGSWSGPIPDPVQALCKIIASLTDSEGNILVEHFNDGITPPTQEELDSYNALNYTEEKLRKEAGILPNTELLCDKDEILTTLWRKPSIVVTAFEAGSRTHAGNVLQDSAYARIGIRLAPGMQADRCTLRLIDHLKKNCPNGLEISIFPEDGANPFTTDVSHPYYSLMRDSMTKAYGTEAKYIGCGASIPGAQLFRNTFGDIPILMTGLEDPKCNAHGENESLGLKDFESGIIAEALFFEGLSK; from the coding sequence ATGAATGAAACTCTACCGACTCGTATTCACGAGATGTTCCCGCGCTACGTCAAGACCTTGGAAGATTTGATCCGAATTCCGTCCATCAGTTTTGACAATTTTGACCAGAACGAAGTTTTGCGTTCCGCGAACGCGGTCAAGGAACTGTTTGAAAACCACGGTTTTGAAAACGCCCAGTTCTTGACGCCGCCGAGCGGACGTCCATCGGTCTTTGCCGAACTCAAGACGAATCCGAAGAATCCGACGATTCTCCTGTATGCGCATCACGATGTGCAGCCGACCATGCGCGAAGCTCTGTGGATCAGTTCCCCGTTCGTTCCGGAAATCCGCGACAACCGTCTTTACGGTCGTGGTGCAGCCGACGACAAGTCGGGTATCGTTCTGCATTTGGCGGCCGTCACGCAGGCTCTTGCTGTTTGCGGAAACCGCATGCCGAACATCAAGTTCTTGATTGAAGGCGAAGAAGAATGTGGAAGTTCGGGCTTCGAATCGATCCTGACGAAGAACAAGGAGCTTCTCAAGTGCGATGCTGTAATTATTGCGGACCTTTCGAACTTTGATGAAGGCGTGCCTTCGCTCACCACGAGTCTGCGCGGCATGTCTGCAGTCTCGGTCGTTCTCAAGTCGATCAAAACACCGCTCCATTCCGGATCTTGGTCCGGCCCGATTCCGGACCCGGTACAGGCTCTCTGCAAAATAATCGCTTCGCTCACCGATAGCGAAGGCAACATCCTGGTGGAACATTTTAACGACGGCATTACCCCGCCGACCCAGGAAGAGCTCGACAGCTACAATGCTTTGAACTATACCGAAGAAAAGCTTCGCAAGGAAGCGGGCATTCTTCCGAACACCGAACTGCTCTGCGACAAAGATGAAATTCTCACGACCCTTTGGAGAAAGCCATCGATCGTCGTCACCGCCTTTGAAGCCGGTTCCCGCACCCATGCGGGCAACGTGCTGCAAGATTCCGCCTACGCCCGCATCGGCATTCGCCTTGCACCAGGCATGCAGGCAGACCGCTGCACGCTCCGTTTGATCGATCATTTGAAAAAGAACTGCCCGAACGGTCTTGAAATTTCCATTTTCCCGGAAGACGGCGCAAATCCGTTCACCACGGATGTTTCGCATCCCTATTATTCGCTCATGCGAGATTCCATGACCAAGGCTTACGGAACCGAAGCCAAGTACATCGGCTGCGGCGCATCGATTCCGGGTGCACAGCTCTTCCGCAACACGTTCGGTGACATCCCCATTCTCATGACCGGACTCGAAGATCCAAAATGCAATGCCCACGGTGAAAACGAAAGCCTGGGACTCAAGGATTTTGAAAGCGGCATTATCGCCGAAGCACTCTTCTTTGAAGGACTTTCCAAATGA
- the ybaK gene encoding Cys-tRNA(Pro) deacylase: MEKIKKTNAARSLDQKHIAYELIPYPVDENDLGAEHVAATLNEPVERVFKTILVRGDKTGPIIGVVPGHLEIFLKGLAKVSQNKSVETVPLKELLPLTGYIRGGCSPIGLKKPFPVFIHETALNFDYIYVSAGQRGLQLKLDPKDLVKAVNATVAAIAEPKPRL; this comes from the coding sequence ATGGAAAAGATTAAAAAGACGAACGCAGCACGCAGCCTCGACCAAAAGCACATTGCGTACGAATTAATTCCGTATCCTGTTGACGAAAACGATCTCGGCGCAGAACATGTCGCCGCAACGTTAAACGAACCTGTCGAACGCGTGTTCAAAACGATTCTCGTCCGCGGCGACAAAACAGGTCCAATCATCGGTGTTGTACCGGGCCACTTGGAAATCTTTTTGAAGGGCCTCGCCAAGGTTTCCCAAAACAAGAGTGTCGAAACCGTTCCGCTCAAGGAGCTTTTACCGCTCACCGGTTATATCCGTGGCGGCTGCTCCCCCATTGGACTTAAAAAACCGTTCCCGGTGTTTATCCATGAAACGGCTTTGAACTTTGACTATATCTATGTGAGCGCCGGGCAGCGCGGTTTACAGCTCAAGCTCGACCCCAAGGATCTGGTGAAAGCGGTAAACGCAACCGTTGCCGCAATCGCAGAACCTAAACCGCGTTTGTAA
- a CDS encoding Fic family protein, with protein MDFISVTQFAEKHGISERTVRNYCKTGKIEGVFLTGKTWNIPVDAKKPTKGKAKLSPLLLRLREEKESKLKGGIYHRTQIDLTYHSNHIEGSRLTKEQTRFIFETNTLGITSENTRIDDIMETVNHFRCIDYVIDYATDKITEPHIKQLHQILKTNTSDSQKGWFAVGDYKKLPNEIGDEKTASPKDVHKLIAKLLSSFNSIKKVSFDDILDFHVQFERIHPFQDGNGRVGRLLLFWQCLQKGITPFIISEELRFFYYRGLQNWGHVNEFLRDTCLTAQDNYKALIEYFKI; from the coding sequence ATGGATTTTATTTCAGTCACTCAATTTGCAGAAAAACATGGGATTAGCGAACGCACAGTCCGAAATTACTGTAAAACAGGCAAAATCGAAGGTGTTTTTTTAACAGGAAAGACATGGAACATTCCTGTAGACGCCAAAAAGCCAACCAAAGGCAAAGCAAAGCTTTCGCCACTTCTTTTACGCTTAAGAGAAGAAAAAGAAAGTAAGCTTAAAGGCGGCATCTACCATCGCACGCAAATCGACCTAACCTATCATTCCAACCATATTGAAGGCAGCCGTCTCACCAAAGAGCAGACCCGATTCATTTTCGAAACAAATACACTTGGAATCACATCTGAAAACACTCGCATAGATGACATCATGGAGACAGTCAATCATTTCCGTTGCATAGATTATGTCATTGATTACGCCACAGATAAAATCACGGAACCGCACATCAAGCAACTTCACCAAATTTTAAAGACCAATACCTCGGACAGTCAGAAAGGTTGGTTTGCTGTAGGCGATTACAAAAAATTGCCTAATGAAATTGGTGACGAAAAAACTGCAAGCCCAAAAGATGTCCACAAACTAATAGCAAAACTTCTTTCATCTTTCAATTCCATCAAAAAAGTATCCTTCGACGATATTTTGGATTTTCATGTACAATTCGAAAGGATTCATCCATTTCAAGACGGGAATGGCCGTGTCGGTCGATTACTGCTATTTTGGCAATGCCTACAAAAGGGAATCACTCCTTTTATCATCAGCGAAGAACTGAGATTTTTCTATTACAGGGGATTACAGAACTGGGGACATGTCAACGAATTTTTAAGAGACACATGCTTAACAGCACAAGACAACTACAAAGCTTTGATTGAATATTTTAAGATATAA
- the bioB gene encoding biotin synthase BioB: MDLLELAQRIIDGHRIVRGDDLSFFLTCDLDELLKGAGWIQKHFCGNRVDLCTIINARSGRCPENCKYCAQSAHHHTQCEEYPFLPPEKIVAEGARNASLGVNRYALVTAGRALTGKEFDMAIEAYEEMHRTLKLGLCASMGFLSREQIERLKAAGVTRYHHNIETSRRNFPNICTTHTYEDKMREIRMVKEVGLAVCSGGIIGMGETWEDRLDMAMSLAELEIDSIPINALMPIPGSPLEHLKQISAEDLLRTLAFFRYINPTANIRMAAGRKILSDFGERAFVSGVSACITGDMLTTSGTTIRGDIEMVQKLGLTNAV; this comes from the coding sequence GTGGATCTCTTGGAGTTGGCCCAGAGGATTATCGACGGACATCGCATTGTGCGCGGTGACGATCTGTCCTTTTTCCTCACTTGTGACCTCGATGAACTTTTAAAGGGTGCTGGCTGGATTCAGAAGCACTTCTGCGGTAACCGTGTCGATCTTTGCACGATCATTAACGCACGAAGCGGCCGTTGTCCGGAAAACTGCAAGTACTGTGCTCAGTCCGCCCATCACCACACGCAATGCGAAGAGTATCCGTTTCTTCCTCCGGAAAAGATTGTGGCTGAAGGAGCGCGCAATGCAAGCCTAGGCGTGAACCGTTACGCGCTTGTAACCGCGGGCCGCGCTTTGACGGGCAAAGAATTCGATATGGCGATCGAAGCCTACGAAGAAATGCATCGCACGTTAAAGCTTGGACTTTGCGCGAGCATGGGATTCCTTTCGCGGGAACAGATCGAACGTTTGAAGGCGGCGGGTGTAACCCGCTACCATCACAACATCGAAACCAGCCGTCGCAACTTCCCGAACATTTGCACAACGCATACTTACGAAGACAAAATGCGAGAAATTCGCATGGTCAAGGAAGTCGGCCTTGCTGTTTGCTCGGGCGGTATCATCGGCATGGGTGAAACCTGGGAAGACCGCTTGGATATGGCGATGAGTTTGGCGGAACTCGAAATCGATTCGATTCCGATCAATGCGTTAATGCCGATTCCGGGTTCTCCGCTCGAACATTTAAAACAAATTTCCGCAGAAGATCTTCTGCGGACTTTGGCGTTCTTCCGCTACATCAATCCGACAGCAAACATTCGCATGGCTGCGGGCCGAAAGATTTTGAGCGACTTTGGCGAAAGAGCTTTTGTTTCGGGCGTAAGCGCTTGCATCACCGGCGATATGCTCACCACGAGCGGCACCACGATCCGTGGCGATATCGAAATGGTGCAAAAGCTCGGGCTTACAAACGCGGTTTAG
- a CDS encoding dihydroorotate oxidase — MTVECENHDYYLLKGDKLLALIRRIFKNSPEFRHDSLKHVARFAPWIPFIGGKPDYTPGLKTVIEFPDRSNPITLSAPIILAAGANKTAKRVADYANLGFGGVSVGTATRNYREGNPHRPRVGFLEEDRSIYNSMGLNNDGVEVISKRVDEQLGRIHRSGMSVGISVAETPGLMTEAEKLKDVLESFAIAYKAADYIEINVSCPNTGENRLDLDTRFVEMLFAEIMNYRKSQAIRKAVYAKLSPDLSEHQLISTLDVLVRYGVNGVIVGNTFPTKKIGELPMFAKYENLKVLRADGDKGGISGRPLYLNTFWMTQLVKSRFPQLSVIACGGIDHGMKVLDLIRAGADAVQCYSVCAFRWMPAHAMRREILDGLRAANLKDISELRTK; from the coding sequence ATGACAGTTGAGTGCGAAAATCACGATTATTATTTGTTAAAAGGCGATAAACTTCTTGCCTTGATCCGTCGAATTTTTAAGAATTCTCCAGAGTTCCGACATGATTCTTTAAAGCATGTTGCCCGCTTTGCGCCCTGGATTCCGTTTATCGGTGGCAAGCCGGATTATACTCCGGGGCTGAAGACGGTCATCGAATTTCCGGACCGCAGCAATCCGATTACCCTGAGCGCTCCGATCATTCTCGCCGCCGGTGCAAATAAAACGGCAAAACGTGTCGCGGACTATGCGAACCTCGGTTTTGGCGGTGTCTCGGTGGGAACGGCCACTCGCAATTATCGCGAAGGCAATCCGCACCGTCCACGTGTGGGTTTTTTGGAAGAAGACCGTTCGATTTATAACAGCATGGGCTTAAACAACGACGGCGTTGAAGTGATATCGAAGCGCGTCGATGAACAGCTTGGGCGCATTCACCGGAGCGGCATGAGCGTCGGCATATCGGTTGCGGAAACTCCGGGGCTTATGACCGAAGCGGAAAAGCTCAAGGACGTTCTCGAAAGTTTCGCCATCGCCTACAAGGCCGCGGATTACATAGAAATTAACGTAAGCTGCCCGAACACTGGCGAAAATCGTTTGGACCTCGATACGCGTTTTGTGGAAATGCTCTTCGCGGAAATCATGAATTACCGCAAGTCCCAAGCGATTCGCAAGGCTGTGTACGCAAAGCTCAGCCCGGACCTCTCGGAACATCAGCTGATTTCGACTCTCGATGTGCTTGTGCGCTACGGCGTGAACGGTGTCATTGTGGGCAATACATTCCCGACGAAAAAAATCGGGGAACTGCCGATGTTTGCGAAGTACGAAAACTTGAAGGTTTTGCGTGCCGACGGCGACAAGGGCGGCATCAGTGGACGTCCACTGTACTTGAACACATTCTGGATGACGCAGCTAGTAAAGTCTCGGTTCCCGCAGTTGAGCGTGATTGCTTGCGGCGGTATTGACCACGGCATGAAGGTCTTGGACTTGATACGCGCCGGCGCGGATGCGGTTCAGTGCTACAGCGTATGCGCCTTCCGTTGGATGCCTGCACATGCGATGCGCCGTGAAATTTTGGATGGCTTGCGTGCTGCAAATCTGAAAGATATTTCGGAATTGCGTACAAAGTAA
- the trpA gene encoding tryptophan synthase subunit alpha, translating into MSKIKLMSHLVAGYPTEELSFAAASAMVRGGASILEIQLAFSDPSADGPAIQGACTEVLSHNYKVKDGLAFIERVHKAFPEVSIYIMSYGSLIYTPGVDNFCKRASEAGVTGMIIPDLPFDHDEGLTAACKKYGMDNIPVASPSMSEERLSKLAHAGFRYIYAALRVGITGTQTVIDQATLDFLSKVGAGGSKVYGGFGISNGEQSKAISSSVDAVIAGSVFVRIIKENASDKEALSKAVEAKARELCGL; encoded by the coding sequence ATGTCTAAGATCAAATTGATGAGCCATCTCGTCGCAGGCTACCCGACAGAAGAGCTTTCCTTTGCGGCAGCCTCTGCCATGGTCCGCGGCGGTGCAAGCATTCTCGAAATCCAGCTCGCCTTTAGCGATCCTTCTGCAGACGGCCCCGCCATTCAGGGCGCTTGCACCGAAGTGCTATCCCACAATTACAAGGTCAAGGACGGACTCGCCTTTATCGAACGCGTTCACAAGGCTTTCCCGGAAGTTTCGATCTACATCATGAGTTACGGCTCCCTGATTTACACTCCGGGCGTCGATAACTTCTGCAAGCGCGCAAGCGAAGCGGGCGTTACCGGCATGATCATTCCGGATCTACCTTTTGACCATGACGAGGGCCTGACCGCCGCTTGTAAAAAGTACGGCATGGACAACATCCCGGTCGCAAGCCCGAGCATGAGCGAGGAACGCCTTTCGAAACTCGCCCACGCCGGCTTCAGGTACATCTACGCGGCCCTCCGCGTGGGCATTACCGGTACGCAGACCGTAATTGACCAGGCGACTCTCGATTTTCTTTCGAAGGTCGGCGCTGGAGGCTCCAAGGTGTACGGTGGTTTCGGCATTTCGAACGGCGAACAGTCCAAGGCGATTTCAAGCTCCGTAGATGCGGTCATCGCAGGTTCTGTCTTTGTGCGCATTATCAAGGAAAACGCAAGCGACAAGGAAGCCCTTTCGAAAGCTGTCGAAGCAAAGGCCCGTGAACTCTGCGGACTGTAG
- a CDS encoding redoxin domain-containing protein: MMRFFFFCLLLVSLGGYSFASPWLGLVFKQEPYKKQIALKVAGVHPSSGAVQANIQNGDLIVGINGKKITGLNVVKSELAAAKTGQKVELEIVRSGKVKKVNVKLTERPDDISSLTGSSIGSKALAFQQNFYRNGEKRKSKPKVTLLDFWATWCGPCRQTLPIVGRLYEKLSSRGFEVIGVSTEQLSVLEQFYKEHPSPYPLYRDATQEMNRRYGISAIPTLMLLDENGYIQKVWPGVPSEKALEKAILEALKE; the protein is encoded by the coding sequence ATGATGCGTTTTTTCTTCTTTTGTCTTTTACTCGTGAGCCTTGGCGGTTATTCGTTTGCTTCTCCTTGGCTCGGTCTTGTGTTTAAGCAAGAGCCTTACAAAAAGCAGATTGCGTTGAAGGTTGCGGGTGTTCATCCGAGTTCCGGTGCGGTGCAGGCGAATATCCAGAACGGCGATTTGATCGTGGGAATCAACGGAAAGAAAATCACGGGCTTGAATGTGGTAAAGTCTGAACTTGCGGCGGCAAAGACCGGTCAGAAAGTCGAACTTGAAATCGTGCGAAGCGGCAAAGTGAAAAAGGTGAATGTAAAGCTCACCGAACGCCCCGACGACATTTCGAGCCTGACAGGTTCATCGATTGGAAGCAAGGCTCTTGCGTTCCAACAGAACTTTTACCGCAACGGCGAAAAGAGAAAATCCAAGCCGAAGGTGACCCTTTTAGACTTTTGGGCAACCTGGTGCGGACCTTGCCGACAAACGCTTCCAATCGTGGGACGTTTGTACGAAAAGCTTTCCAGTCGAGGCTTTGAAGTGATAGGCGTTTCAACGGAACAGCTTTCCGTACTCGAACAGTTTTACAAGGAGCATCCTTCGCCGTATCCGCTTTACCGCGATGCGACCCAGGAGATGAACCGCCGCTATGGAATCTCTGCAATTCCGACGCTTATGCTGTTGGACGAAAACGGCTACATTCAAAAAGTTTGGCCCGGAGTCCCGAGCGAAAAGGCTTTGGAAAAGGCGATTCTTGAAGCGCTGAAGGAGTAG